In a single window of the Zea mays cultivar B73 chromosome 5, Zm-B73-REFERENCE-NAM-5.0, whole genome shotgun sequence genome:
- the LOC100277327 gene encoding uncharacterized protein LOC100277327: protein MATPTSPPAAPASTATTSVSRLRPLRPFVPRLRFWPAPVAAAAAVPFSIALGPGCRPLPGIRCRAAAGPSPPSSEPPPPSPHGWQERLSSLQDRARIFFAVLFWMSLFFWGSAWDGSNNSGGKKRQRFRKKSK, encoded by the exons ATGGCGACGCCGACCTCCCCTCCAGCTGCCCCCGCgtccaccgccaccacctccgTCTCGCGTCTCCGGCCACTGCGCCCTTTCGTTCCGCGCCTTCGCTTCTGGCCAGCACCAGTGGCGGCCGCCGCCGCTGTGCCTTTCTCGATTGCTCTGGGCCCAGGCTGTCGTCCCTTGCCCGGCATACGCTGTCGAGCCGCCGCCGGGCCCTCGCCGCCCTCCTCAGAGCCCCCTCCTCCATCCCCGCACG GTTGGCAAGAGAGGCTGTCAAGTTTGCAGGATAGAGCAAGGATCTTCTTTGCCGTTCTGTTCTGGATGTCATTGTTTTTCTGGGGAAGTGCTTGGGATGGAAGTAACAACTCCGGAGGCAAGAAGCGGCAACGATTTCGAAAGAAGTCAAAGTGA